In the Takifugu flavidus isolate HTHZ2018 chromosome 11, ASM371156v2, whole genome shotgun sequence genome, one interval contains:
- the col9a1b gene encoding collagen, type IX, alpha 1b isoform X2 has product MSQFHIAELARRGTVKRVTGLSPQQVAYQIGPTFNFRINTRSAYPLGLPEEFAFEAVLRMSGSTINKNWNIWQLQTADGDEQLAVRLNGETKSVEFTFTALHAGNQTVIFSQIDSLFNDLWHNILLEVSRNSVTLFVDCHRVRSEETPARQKVSLDGFTSIGKLKDNPLIAIPFELQSMLIHCDLKRARTDCPLPARTSPAVSEAQRSQEPPGPPGPPGPAGVPGINGIDGERGADGEDGFPGPDGDAGKPGSSGLPGIPGNDGLTGPIGEPGLDGLPGQKGEPGKPGPRGAAGVGPDGPPGPPGPGGLLGEMGKSGPPGAMGVRGPQGPRGPTGPRGAAGMLGSSDLCPNSCPPGTPGHPGLPGMKGHKGVKGDAGEPGKQGHKGEEGEQGGPGEVGAQGPTGPQGIRGATGLMGPKGEMGPRGLDGDPGPQGVAGAIGDRGQRGVIGEPGPPGEKGTQGPRGITGVPGPKGEAGLPGVDGREGIPGMPGAKGSIGKAGAPGEIGPQGFPGLPGSPGPKGTSGSKGDAGQPGLPGTMGSTGKTGERGEQGEVGPVGPIGEPGDIGQQGPLGPAGKPGARGPKGDPGLPGLPGPPGSRGEKGERGESGEPGPKGDQGAQGDEGNPGDKGDVGDAGESGPKGEIGNPGEHGNRGPEGNRGQPGIEGPSGTAGPRGMQGDRGAPGVRGSQGPPGKEPSDQHIKQVCMRVMQEQLAQLAASLRRPETGVAGLPGKPGPPGPPGTPGDSGFPGHAGARGLPGLKGPPGPLGKKGHKGELGDRGSRGPTARGPKGQPGPPGLPGEPGKPGYGRDGRDGQRGRPGVPGQPGVPGPPGAHGLNGYCDPSACNLQAGAAHQSLDVKGPAGN; this is encoded by the exons ATGTCTCAGTTCCACATTGCTGAGCTAGCAAGAAGAGGGACTGTTAAAAGGGTCACTGGATTATCTCCCCAACAAGTTGCCTATCAAATAGGTCCAACATTCAACTTCCGAATCAACACAAG ATCGGCGTACCCTCTAGGACTCCCCGAGGAGTTCGCGTTTGAGGCCGTGTTGCGCATGAGTGGCAGCACTATCAATAAAAACTGGAACATCTGGCAACTGCAGACTGCCGATGGGGACGAGCAGCTGGCTGTAAGACTGAACGGGGAAACCAAGTCTGTGGAGTTTACTTTCACCGCGCTGCacgccgggaatcagaccgttATTTTCAGCCAAATCGATTCCCTTTTCAATGACCTCTGGCACAAcatcctgctggaggtcagcaggAATTCGGTCACTCTGTTTGTGGACTGCCACAGGGTCCGTTCAGAGGAGACACCAGCTCGACAGAAGGTCAGCCTGGATGGCTTCACGTCAATCGGAAAGCTCAAGGACAACCCACTGATTGCTATCCCg TTTGAGCTCCAGTCGATGCTGATTCACTGTGACTTGAAGCGAGCTCGGACGGACTGTCCCCTGCCTGCCAGGACATCG CCTGCTGTGAGCGAGGCGCAG AGAAGCCAAGAAccacctggacctcctggacctcctggacctgcaGGTGTACCAGGAATTAATGGCATTGAT GGggaaagaggagcagacggAGAGGACGGCTTTCCT GGACCTGATGGAGATGCAGGCAAACCCGGCTCTTCGGGACTACCTGGTATTCCTGGAAATGAT GGTTTGACGGGCCCAATCGGAGAACCCGGTCTAGACGGTCTCCCCGGACAGAAA GGCGAACCTGGGAAGCCCGGACCCCGAGGAGCAGCC GGGGTTGGGCCAGATGGGCCTCCT GGACCACCAGGAccgggggggctgctgggagaaATGGGAAAATCCGGGCCGCCG GGAGCCATGGGTGTAAGAGGACCCCAGGGACCACGCGGACCAACAGGACCCCGC GGTGCAGCTGGAATGCTGGGCAGTTCTGACCTG TGTCCAAACTCTTGCCCACCTGGGACCCCTGGACATCCTGGGCTTCCTGGTATGAAG GGCCACAAAGGTGTCAAAGGGGACGCAGGTGAACCCGGGAAACAAGGCCACAAG GGCGAGGAGGGCGAGCAGGGCGGCCCGGGGGAGGTCGGCGCTCAAGGACCAACG GGACCTCAGGGAATCCGTGGAGCTACAGGATTGATGGGCCCCAAAGGAGAGATG GGTCCCAGAGGTCTTGATGGAGATCCTGGTCCTCAGGGTGTGGCAGGGGCCATT GGAGACAGAGGCCAGAGAGGCGTGATAGGTGAGCCTGGACCTCCAGGTGAGAAG GGCACCCAAGGGCCAAGAGGAATCACGGGCGTTCCAGGTCCGAAGGGGGAGGCT GGCTTACCGGGCGTTGACGGGCGCGAGGGTATACCTGGGATGCCTGGAGCAAAG GGAAGCATCGGGAAGGCAGGCGCTCCCGGAGAGATCGGGCCTCAGGGGTTTCCT ggTTTGCCTGGTTCACCTGGACCGAAAGGCACCAGTGGCTCTAAG GGCGACGCTGGACAACCAGGCCTCCCAGGAACAATGGGATCAACTGGAAAAACA GGTGAGCGAGGCGAACAGGGAGAGGTCGGGCCTGTTGGACCTATTGGTGAACCG GGCGACATAGGACAGCAAGGCCCTCTGGGTCCAGCCGGCAAGCCAGGTGCCAGG GGACCCAAAGGTGACCCCGGTCTCCCGGGtctccctggtcctcctggttcgcgaggggagaaaggagagagg GGAGAAAGTGGAGAACCAGGACCCAAAGGAGATCAG GGAGCACAAGGTGATGAAGGGAACCCCGGAGACAAAGGCGATGTT GGTGATGCAGGAGAATCCGGCCCTAAAGGAGAG ATCGGTAACCCGGGTGAACATGGAAATAGGGGTCCGGAGGGCAACCGAGGTCAACCTGGCATCGAGGGCCCGTCTGGCACAGCTGGACCACGGGGCATGCAGGGTGACAGGGGTGCTCCTGGAGTCAGAGGCTCTCAGGGACCTCca GGTAAAGAGCCAAGTGATCAGCACATCAAACAAGTCTGCATGCGAGTCATGCAAG AACAGCTGGCGCAGCTGGCTGCCAGCTTGCGGAGGCCAGAGACCGGCGTCGCGGGTTTACCTGGAAAACCAGGACCTCCGGGACCTCCTGGGACCCCAGGCGACAGCGGCTTCCCTGGGCATGCTGGAGCAAGAGGGCTTCCAGGTCTGAAAGGGCCTCCAGGACCTCTGGGAAAGAAGGGACACAAAG GTGAACTTGGagacagaggcagcagaggaccCACTGCACGAGGACCCAAAGGTCAGCCGGGACCCCCTGGACTTCCTG GTGAACCAGGCAAACCTGGTTATGGTCGGGACGGTCGAGACGGCCAGAGGGGACGTCCCGGTGTCCCCGGACAGCCCGGCGTACCCGGTCCTCCAGGTGCGCACGGTCTCAATGGCTACTGCGACCCATCGGCCTGCAACCTCCAGGCAGGGGCCGCTCACCAGTCTCTGGATGTGAAAGGACCTGCAGGGAACTGA
- the col9a1b gene encoding collagen, type IX, alpha 1b isoform X1 yields MEGVRRHILLFALCCGRMIPPHLCTGLHSPAVRFSSQGRLQMEQQSTCPESNVGEVYFPGFYIMSQFHIAELARRGTVKRVTGLSPQQVAYQIGPTFNFRINTRSAYPLGLPEEFAFEAVLRMSGSTINKNWNIWQLQTADGDEQLAVRLNGETKSVEFTFTALHAGNQTVIFSQIDSLFNDLWHNILLEVSRNSVTLFVDCHRVRSEETPARQKVSLDGFTSIGKLKDNPLIAIPFELQSMLIHCDLKRARTDCPLPARTSPAVSEAQRSQEPPGPPGPPGPAGVPGINGIDGERGADGEDGFPGPDGDAGKPGSSGLPGIPGNDGLTGPIGEPGLDGLPGQKGEPGKPGPRGAAGVGPDGPPGPPGPGGLLGEMGKSGPPGAMGVRGPQGPRGPTGPRGAAGMLGSSDLCPNSCPPGTPGHPGLPGMKGHKGVKGDAGEPGKQGHKGEEGEQGGPGEVGAQGPTGPQGIRGATGLMGPKGEMGPRGLDGDPGPQGVAGAIGDRGQRGVIGEPGPPGEKGTQGPRGITGVPGPKGEAGLPGVDGREGIPGMPGAKGSIGKAGAPGEIGPQGFPGLPGSPGPKGTSGSKGDAGQPGLPGTMGSTGKTGERGEQGEVGPVGPIGEPGDIGQQGPLGPAGKPGARGPKGDPGLPGLPGPPGSRGEKGERGESGEPGPKGDQGAQGDEGNPGDKGDVGDAGESGPKGEIGNPGEHGNRGPEGNRGQPGIEGPSGTAGPRGMQGDRGAPGVRGSQGPPGKEPSDQHIKQVCMRVMQEQLAQLAASLRRPETGVAGLPGKPGPPGPPGTPGDSGFPGHAGARGLPGLKGPPGPLGKKGHKGELGDRGSRGPTARGPKGQPGPPGLPGEPGKPGYGRDGRDGQRGRPGVPGQPGVPGPPGAHGLNGYCDPSACNLQAGAAHQSLDVKGPAGN; encoded by the exons ATGGAGGGAGTCAGAAG GCACATCCTTCTGTTTGCATTGTGTTGTGGCCGCATGATCCCACCACACCTTTGCACAGGACTTCATTCCCCGG CTGTGAGGTTTTCATCTCAGGGCCGTCTTCAGATGGAGCAGCAGTCCACGTGCCCTGAAAGCAATGTTGGTGAAGTTTATTTCCCAG GCTTTTATATCATGTCTCAGTTCCACATTGCTGAGCTAGCAAGAAGAGGGACTGTTAAAAGGGTCACTGGATTATCTCCCCAACAAGTTGCCTATCAAATAGGTCCAACATTCAACTTCCGAATCAACACAAG ATCGGCGTACCCTCTAGGACTCCCCGAGGAGTTCGCGTTTGAGGCCGTGTTGCGCATGAGTGGCAGCACTATCAATAAAAACTGGAACATCTGGCAACTGCAGACTGCCGATGGGGACGAGCAGCTGGCTGTAAGACTGAACGGGGAAACCAAGTCTGTGGAGTTTACTTTCACCGCGCTGCacgccgggaatcagaccgttATTTTCAGCCAAATCGATTCCCTTTTCAATGACCTCTGGCACAAcatcctgctggaggtcagcaggAATTCGGTCACTCTGTTTGTGGACTGCCACAGGGTCCGTTCAGAGGAGACACCAGCTCGACAGAAGGTCAGCCTGGATGGCTTCACGTCAATCGGAAAGCTCAAGGACAACCCACTGATTGCTATCCCg TTTGAGCTCCAGTCGATGCTGATTCACTGTGACTTGAAGCGAGCTCGGACGGACTGTCCCCTGCCTGCCAGGACATCG CCTGCTGTGAGCGAGGCGCAG AGAAGCCAAGAAccacctggacctcctggacctcctggacctgcaGGTGTACCAGGAATTAATGGCATTGAT GGggaaagaggagcagacggAGAGGACGGCTTTCCT GGACCTGATGGAGATGCAGGCAAACCCGGCTCTTCGGGACTACCTGGTATTCCTGGAAATGAT GGTTTGACGGGCCCAATCGGAGAACCCGGTCTAGACGGTCTCCCCGGACAGAAA GGCGAACCTGGGAAGCCCGGACCCCGAGGAGCAGCC GGGGTTGGGCCAGATGGGCCTCCT GGACCACCAGGAccgggggggctgctgggagaaATGGGAAAATCCGGGCCGCCG GGAGCCATGGGTGTAAGAGGACCCCAGGGACCACGCGGACCAACAGGACCCCGC GGTGCAGCTGGAATGCTGGGCAGTTCTGACCTG TGTCCAAACTCTTGCCCACCTGGGACCCCTGGACATCCTGGGCTTCCTGGTATGAAG GGCCACAAAGGTGTCAAAGGGGACGCAGGTGAACCCGGGAAACAAGGCCACAAG GGCGAGGAGGGCGAGCAGGGCGGCCCGGGGGAGGTCGGCGCTCAAGGACCAACG GGACCTCAGGGAATCCGTGGAGCTACAGGATTGATGGGCCCCAAAGGAGAGATG GGTCCCAGAGGTCTTGATGGAGATCCTGGTCCTCAGGGTGTGGCAGGGGCCATT GGAGACAGAGGCCAGAGAGGCGTGATAGGTGAGCCTGGACCTCCAGGTGAGAAG GGCACCCAAGGGCCAAGAGGAATCACGGGCGTTCCAGGTCCGAAGGGGGAGGCT GGCTTACCGGGCGTTGACGGGCGCGAGGGTATACCTGGGATGCCTGGAGCAAAG GGAAGCATCGGGAAGGCAGGCGCTCCCGGAGAGATCGGGCCTCAGGGGTTTCCT ggTTTGCCTGGTTCACCTGGACCGAAAGGCACCAGTGGCTCTAAG GGCGACGCTGGACAACCAGGCCTCCCAGGAACAATGGGATCAACTGGAAAAACA GGTGAGCGAGGCGAACAGGGAGAGGTCGGGCCTGTTGGACCTATTGGTGAACCG GGCGACATAGGACAGCAAGGCCCTCTGGGTCCAGCCGGCAAGCCAGGTGCCAGG GGACCCAAAGGTGACCCCGGTCTCCCGGGtctccctggtcctcctggttcgcgaggggagaaaggagagagg GGAGAAAGTGGAGAACCAGGACCCAAAGGAGATCAG GGAGCACAAGGTGATGAAGGGAACCCCGGAGACAAAGGCGATGTT GGTGATGCAGGAGAATCCGGCCCTAAAGGAGAG ATCGGTAACCCGGGTGAACATGGAAATAGGGGTCCGGAGGGCAACCGAGGTCAACCTGGCATCGAGGGCCCGTCTGGCACAGCTGGACCACGGGGCATGCAGGGTGACAGGGGTGCTCCTGGAGTCAGAGGCTCTCAGGGACCTCca GGTAAAGAGCCAAGTGATCAGCACATCAAACAAGTCTGCATGCGAGTCATGCAAG AACAGCTGGCGCAGCTGGCTGCCAGCTTGCGGAGGCCAGAGACCGGCGTCGCGGGTTTACCTGGAAAACCAGGACCTCCGGGACCTCCTGGGACCCCAGGCGACAGCGGCTTCCCTGGGCATGCTGGAGCAAGAGGGCTTCCAGGTCTGAAAGGGCCTCCAGGACCTCTGGGAAAGAAGGGACACAAAG GTGAACTTGGagacagaggcagcagaggaccCACTGCACGAGGACCCAAAGGTCAGCCGGGACCCCCTGGACTTCCTG GTGAACCAGGCAAACCTGGTTATGGTCGGGACGGTCGAGACGGCCAGAGGGGACGTCCCGGTGTCCCCGGACAGCCCGGCGTACCCGGTCCTCCAGGTGCGCACGGTCTCAATGGCTACTGCGACCCATCGGCCTGCAACCTCCAGGCAGGGGCCGCTCACCAGTCTCTGGATGTGAAAGGACCTGCAGGGAACTGA
- the col9a1b gene encoding collagen, type IX, alpha 1b isoform X3, whose protein sequence is MMAGALRGPLLLLQLVLICSAQRSQEPPGPPGPPGPAGVPGINGIDGERGADGEDGFPGPDGDAGKPGSSGLPGIPGNDGLTGPIGEPGLDGLPGQKGEPGKPGPRGAAGVGPDGPPGPPGPGGLLGEMGKSGPPGAMGVRGPQGPRGPTGPRGAAGMLGSSDLCPNSCPPGTPGHPGLPGMKGHKGVKGDAGEPGKQGHKGEEGEQGGPGEVGAQGPTGPQGIRGATGLMGPKGEMGPRGLDGDPGPQGVAGAIGDRGQRGVIGEPGPPGEKGTQGPRGITGVPGPKGEAGLPGVDGREGIPGMPGAKGSIGKAGAPGEIGPQGFPGLPGSPGPKGTSGSKGDAGQPGLPGTMGSTGKTGERGEQGEVGPVGPIGEPGDIGQQGPLGPAGKPGARGPKGDPGLPGLPGPPGSRGEKGERGESGEPGPKGDQGAQGDEGNPGDKGDVGDAGESGPKGEIGNPGEHGNRGPEGNRGQPGIEGPSGTAGPRGMQGDRGAPGVRGSQGPPGKEPSDQHIKQVCMRVMQEQLAQLAASLRRPETGVAGLPGKPGPPGPPGTPGDSGFPGHAGARGLPGLKGPPGPLGKKGHKGELGDRGSRGPTARGPKGQPGPPGLPGEPGKPGYGRDGRDGQRGRPGVPGQPGVPGPPGAHGLNGYCDPSACNLQAGAAHQSLDVKGPAGN, encoded by the exons ATGATGGCTGGAGCCCTCCGGGGgccccttctgctgctgcagcttgtcctCATTTGCTCCGCTCAA AGAAGCCAAGAAccacctggacctcctggacctcctggacctgcaGGTGTACCAGGAATTAATGGCATTGAT GGggaaagaggagcagacggAGAGGACGGCTTTCCT GGACCTGATGGAGATGCAGGCAAACCCGGCTCTTCGGGACTACCTGGTATTCCTGGAAATGAT GGTTTGACGGGCCCAATCGGAGAACCCGGTCTAGACGGTCTCCCCGGACAGAAA GGCGAACCTGGGAAGCCCGGACCCCGAGGAGCAGCC GGGGTTGGGCCAGATGGGCCTCCT GGACCACCAGGAccgggggggctgctgggagaaATGGGAAAATCCGGGCCGCCG GGAGCCATGGGTGTAAGAGGACCCCAGGGACCACGCGGACCAACAGGACCCCGC GGTGCAGCTGGAATGCTGGGCAGTTCTGACCTG TGTCCAAACTCTTGCCCACCTGGGACCCCTGGACATCCTGGGCTTCCTGGTATGAAG GGCCACAAAGGTGTCAAAGGGGACGCAGGTGAACCCGGGAAACAAGGCCACAAG GGCGAGGAGGGCGAGCAGGGCGGCCCGGGGGAGGTCGGCGCTCAAGGACCAACG GGACCTCAGGGAATCCGTGGAGCTACAGGATTGATGGGCCCCAAAGGAGAGATG GGTCCCAGAGGTCTTGATGGAGATCCTGGTCCTCAGGGTGTGGCAGGGGCCATT GGAGACAGAGGCCAGAGAGGCGTGATAGGTGAGCCTGGACCTCCAGGTGAGAAG GGCACCCAAGGGCCAAGAGGAATCACGGGCGTTCCAGGTCCGAAGGGGGAGGCT GGCTTACCGGGCGTTGACGGGCGCGAGGGTATACCTGGGATGCCTGGAGCAAAG GGAAGCATCGGGAAGGCAGGCGCTCCCGGAGAGATCGGGCCTCAGGGGTTTCCT ggTTTGCCTGGTTCACCTGGACCGAAAGGCACCAGTGGCTCTAAG GGCGACGCTGGACAACCAGGCCTCCCAGGAACAATGGGATCAACTGGAAAAACA GGTGAGCGAGGCGAACAGGGAGAGGTCGGGCCTGTTGGACCTATTGGTGAACCG GGCGACATAGGACAGCAAGGCCCTCTGGGTCCAGCCGGCAAGCCAGGTGCCAGG GGACCCAAAGGTGACCCCGGTCTCCCGGGtctccctggtcctcctggttcgcgaggggagaaaggagagagg GGAGAAAGTGGAGAACCAGGACCCAAAGGAGATCAG GGAGCACAAGGTGATGAAGGGAACCCCGGAGACAAAGGCGATGTT GGTGATGCAGGAGAATCCGGCCCTAAAGGAGAG ATCGGTAACCCGGGTGAACATGGAAATAGGGGTCCGGAGGGCAACCGAGGTCAACCTGGCATCGAGGGCCCGTCTGGCACAGCTGGACCACGGGGCATGCAGGGTGACAGGGGTGCTCCTGGAGTCAGAGGCTCTCAGGGACCTCca GGTAAAGAGCCAAGTGATCAGCACATCAAACAAGTCTGCATGCGAGTCATGCAAG AACAGCTGGCGCAGCTGGCTGCCAGCTTGCGGAGGCCAGAGACCGGCGTCGCGGGTTTACCTGGAAAACCAGGACCTCCGGGACCTCCTGGGACCCCAGGCGACAGCGGCTTCCCTGGGCATGCTGGAGCAAGAGGGCTTCCAGGTCTGAAAGGGCCTCCAGGACCTCTGGGAAAGAAGGGACACAAAG GTGAACTTGGagacagaggcagcagaggaccCACTGCACGAGGACCCAAAGGTCAGCCGGGACCCCCTGGACTTCCTG GTGAACCAGGCAAACCTGGTTATGGTCGGGACGGTCGAGACGGCCAGAGGGGACGTCCCGGTGTCCCCGGACAGCCCGGCGTACCCGGTCCTCCAGGTGCGCACGGTCTCAATGGCTACTGCGACCCATCGGCCTGCAACCTCCAGGCAGGGGCCGCTCACCAGTCTCTGGATGTGAAAGGACCTGCAGGGAACTGA